In one window of Bradyrhizobium diazoefficiens DNA:
- the rpiA gene encoding ribose-5-phosphate isomerase RpiA has product MDMDKLKRQAAARALEEVRDGMQLGLGTGSTAKHFVELLGERVRAGLKVIGVPTSEVTHADAMRCGVPLTTLDEIDHLDITIDGADEIDPELNLIKGGGGALLREKIVAAASDRMIVIADDTKWVPTLGRFPLPVEVVPFGFGATRRAIEKAFAECGVSGQMAVRKVKGGDKDGHVFVTDGGHWIVDAHLGHIVDPPSLAKALSAIPGVVEHGLFIGLASSAVLAGGEGIRVIERRKPKGD; this is encoded by the coding sequence GTGGATATGGACAAGTTGAAACGGCAGGCTGCGGCACGTGCCCTGGAAGAGGTGCGTGACGGCATGCAGCTCGGCCTCGGCACCGGCTCGACCGCCAAGCATTTCGTCGAGCTGCTGGGCGAGCGCGTGCGTGCAGGCCTGAAGGTGATCGGCGTGCCGACCTCGGAAGTGACGCACGCCGACGCGATGCGATGCGGCGTGCCGCTGACCACGCTGGATGAGATCGACCATCTCGACATCACCATCGACGGCGCCGACGAGATCGATCCCGAACTCAATCTGATCAAGGGCGGCGGCGGCGCACTGCTGCGCGAGAAGATCGTGGCGGCGGCTTCGGATCGCATGATCGTGATTGCCGACGACACCAAATGGGTGCCGACGCTCGGCCGCTTTCCGCTTCCGGTCGAGGTCGTCCCGTTCGGGTTCGGGGCGACCCGCCGCGCCATCGAGAAGGCATTTGCGGAATGCGGCGTTTCCGGGCAAATGGCGGTTCGCAAGGTCAAAGGCGGGGACAAGGATGGCCACGTTTTCGTCACCGATGGCGGCCACTGGATCGTCGATGCCCATCTCGGACATATCGTGGATCCGCCCAGCCTAGCCAAGGCGTTGAGCGCGATCCCCGGCGTGGTCGAACATGGGTTGTTTATCGGCTTGGCCAGTTCCGCTGTTCTGGCGGGTGGCGAGGGAATTCGCGTGATTGAACGGCGAAAGCCGAAAGGAGACTAG
- the moaA gene encoding GTP 3',8-cyclase MoaA → MNGLSASPRAALSSAMTDPFGRTISYLRVSVTDRCDLRCFYCMSEDMTFLPKADLLTLEELDRLCSAFIAKGVKKLRLTGGEPLVRRNVMSLVRSLSRHLTSGALNELTLTTNGTQLAKHAQELADCGVRRINVSLDTLDPRKFREITRWGEIDKVLEGIEAARAAGLAVKINAVALKNLNEDELPDLLRWAHGKGMGLTLIEVMPMGEIGSGRIDQYLPLSLVRARLAQQFTLTDLAESTGGPARYVSVAETGGKLGFITPMTHNFCESCNRVRITCTGTLHTCLGHEDASDLRKPLRASSDDTLLAASIDRAIGLKPKGHDFIIDRRHDRPSVSRHMSVTGG, encoded by the coding sequence ATGAACGGACTTTCTGCGAGCCCTCGCGCGGCGCTGTCGAGCGCGATGACCGATCCGTTCGGGCGGACCATCTCCTACTTGCGCGTCTCCGTCACCGACCGCTGCGACCTGCGCTGCTTCTATTGCATGTCGGAAGACATGACGTTCCTGCCCAAGGCCGATTTGCTGACGCTCGAGGAACTCGACCGGCTCTGCTCGGCCTTCATCGCCAAGGGCGTGAAGAAGCTGCGGCTCACCGGCGGCGAGCCGCTGGTCCGGCGCAACGTGATGTCGCTGGTGCGCTCGCTGTCGCGCCATCTGACCAGCGGTGCGCTGAACGAGCTGACGCTCACCACCAACGGAACGCAGCTCGCAAAGCACGCGCAGGAGCTTGCCGATTGCGGCGTCCGCCGCATCAACGTCTCGCTCGATACGCTCGATCCCCGGAAATTTCGCGAGATCACGCGCTGGGGCGAGATCGACAAGGTGCTGGAAGGCATCGAGGCGGCGCGCGCTGCTGGCCTTGCCGTGAAGATCAACGCGGTGGCGCTGAAGAACCTCAACGAGGACGAGCTCCCCGATCTCTTGCGCTGGGCCCATGGCAAGGGCATGGGGCTGACGCTGATCGAGGTGATGCCGATGGGCGAGATCGGCTCGGGCCGCATCGACCAGTATCTGCCGCTGTCGCTGGTGCGCGCGCGGCTCGCCCAGCAATTCACGCTGACGGATCTGGCCGAGAGCACCGGCGGGCCGGCGCGCTATGTCAGCGTGGCCGAGACCGGCGGCAAGCTCGGCTTCATCACGCCGATGACCCATAATTTTTGCGAATCCTGCAACCGGGTGCGCATCACCTGCACGGGCACGCTGCACACCTGCCTCGGCCACGAGGATGCCTCCGATTTGCGCAAACCTCTACGTGCATCCAGCGACGACACGCTGCTTGCCGCGAGCATCGACCGCGCCATCGGGCTGAAGCCCAAGGGCCACGATTTCATCATCGACCGCCGCCACGACCGCCCCAGCGTCTCCAGGCACATGAGCGTCACCGGCGGCTAG
- a CDS encoding TRAP transporter small permease subunit translates to MQALLKLSRGIDAFTRWTGKRLAWLILVAVIVSAVNAIVRKAFDTSSNSWLELQWVLFSVVFLLCAPWTLLDNEHIRIDIFNTMMPKKVRNIIDVIGHAFFLLPLTIVMIITGVPFFERSFQINEQSGNAGGLPQWPAKSLIMIAFAFLLVQAVSELIKRIAVMRGLIPDAHESQVKAIEAEVEHLVEAIEKK, encoded by the coding sequence TTGCAAGCGCTCCTAAAGCTGAGCCGTGGGATAGACGCGTTCACACGTTGGACGGGCAAGCGTCTGGCATGGCTGATCCTGGTCGCCGTGATCGTCTCGGCCGTCAACGCGATCGTTCGCAAGGCGTTCGATACGTCATCCAATTCCTGGCTCGAGCTGCAGTGGGTGCTTTTCAGCGTTGTCTTCCTGCTCTGCGCGCCATGGACCCTGCTCGACAACGAGCACATCCGGATCGACATTTTCAACACCATGATGCCGAAGAAGGTGCGCAACATCATCGATGTCATCGGCCACGCGTTTTTCCTGCTGCCGCTGACGATCGTGATGATCATTACCGGCGTACCGTTCTTCGAGCGCTCGTTCCAGATCAACGAGCAATCCGGCAATGCCGGCGGCCTGCCGCAATGGCCGGCGAAGTCGCTGATCATGATCGCCTTCGCCTTCCTGCTGGTTCAAGCCGTTTCCGAACTGATCAAACGGATCGCGGTGATGCGCGGGCTGATTCCCGACGCTCACGAGTCGCAGGTGAAGGCGATCGAAGCCGAGGTCGAGCACCTCGTCGAAGCGATCGAAAAGAAGTGA
- a CDS encoding TRAP transporter large permease subunit, whose amino-acid sequence MTAFIIANMAPIMFASLVVVLLLGYPAAFSLGAVGLIFAVIGIQLGEFRPDFLQALPERVYGVMNNDTLLAIPFFTFMGLVLERSGMAEDLLDTIGQLFGTIRGGLAYAVVFVGALLAATTGVVAASVISMGLISLPIMLRYGYDRRMATGIIAASGTLAQIIPPSLVLIVMADQLGKSVGDMYEGAFIPGLVLSGLYAGYAFLVTLIFPKAAPGLPKEAIGFREENGDRGLRSLGVLFLASCVFGWLMMRGSETHGADFVVLSMFFGILFAFFVAVLNWIIARFLGFRFLSKMAQQTTFVMVPPLFLIFLVLGTIFIGLATPTEGGAMGAAGALILGAMKRRLSWDLIRQAVESTAKLSAFVVFILVGARVFSLTFYGVNGHVWVEHLLTSLPGGQIGFLIFVNAFVFVLAFFLDFFELAFIVIPLLGPAAEHLGIDLIWFGVILGVNMQTSFMHPPFGFALFYLRSVAPKESYIDRVTKKRMEPVTTGQIYWGAVPFVVIQVVMVLLVITFPSMVMHYKGVQSNIDPNTIKIEVPQIELPPLDFGPPKQ is encoded by the coding sequence ATGACCGCGTTTATTATCGCCAATATGGCGCCGATCATGTTTGCGTCGCTGGTCGTCGTGCTGCTGCTCGGCTATCCCGCAGCGTTTTCGCTCGGCGCCGTCGGCCTCATCTTCGCAGTGATCGGAATCCAGCTCGGTGAATTCCGCCCGGACTTCCTGCAAGCCCTGCCCGAGCGCGTCTACGGCGTGATGAACAACGATACGCTGCTGGCGATTCCGTTCTTCACCTTCATGGGTCTGGTGCTCGAGCGATCCGGCATGGCCGAAGACCTGCTCGACACCATCGGCCAGCTGTTCGGCACCATCCGCGGCGGCCTCGCCTATGCGGTCGTGTTCGTCGGCGCGCTGCTTGCGGCGACGACCGGTGTGGTCGCGGCCTCCGTGATCTCGATGGGCCTGATCTCGCTGCCGATCATGCTGCGCTACGGCTACGACCGCCGCATGGCCACCGGCATCATCGCGGCGTCCGGCACGCTGGCGCAGATCATCCCGCCCTCGCTCGTTCTGATCGTGATGGCCGACCAGCTCGGCAAGTCCGTCGGCGACATGTACGAAGGCGCATTCATTCCGGGTTTGGTGCTCTCCGGGCTCTATGCAGGCTACGCGTTCCTCGTCACCCTGATCTTCCCGAAGGCCGCCCCCGGCCTGCCGAAGGAAGCGATCGGCTTCCGCGAGGAGAATGGCGACCGTGGCCTGCGCTCGCTGGGCGTGTTGTTCCTGGCGAGCTGTGTGTTCGGCTGGTTGATGATGCGCGGTTCGGAGACGCACGGCGCCGATTTCGTCGTGCTCAGCATGTTCTTCGGAATCCTGTTCGCCTTCTTCGTCGCCGTCTTGAACTGGATCATCGCCCGGTTCCTCGGCTTTCGTTTCCTCTCGAAGATGGCGCAGCAGACCACCTTCGTGATGGTGCCGCCGCTGTTCCTCATCTTCCTCGTGCTCGGCACCATCTTCATCGGCCTCGCGACACCGACCGAAGGCGGCGCCATGGGCGCGGCCGGCGCCCTCATTCTCGGCGCCATGAAGCGACGCCTGAGCTGGGACCTGATCCGCCAGGCCGTGGAATCGACCGCGAAGCTGTCCGCGTTCGTCGTCTTCATCCTGGTCGGCGCGCGCGTGTTCTCGCTGACGTTCTACGGCGTCAACGGCCATGTCTGGGTCGAGCACCTGCTCACCTCGCTGCCCGGCGGCCAGATCGGCTTCCTGATCTTCGTCAACGCTTTCGTGTTCGTGCTGGCGTTCTTCCTCGACTTCTTCGAGCTCGCCTTCATCGTGATCCCGCTGCTCGGGCCCGCGGCCGAGCATCTCGGCATCGACCTGATCTGGTTCGGCGTCATCCTCGGCGTCAACATGCAGACCTCGTTCATGCATCCACCGTTCGGCTTCGCCTTGTTCTATCTGCGCTCGGTCGCTCCGAAGGAGTCCTATATCGACCGCGTCACCAAGAAACGCATGGAGCCGGTCACGACCGGGCAGATCTATTGGGGCGCGGTCCCGTTCGTGGTCATTCAGGTCGTCATGGTGTTGCTGGTCATCACCTTCCCGTCGATGGTGATGCACTACAAGGGCGTGCAGTCGAACATCGATCCCAACACCATCAAGATCGAGGTGCCGCAAATCGAGCTGCCCCCGCTGGATTTTGGGCCGCCGAAGCAGTAG
- a CDS encoding ATP-binding protein — protein MHIVAVAMVAIFLPLVLFWLLNSEIDQLHRAAMRAQAETLAERIAVQPDGKVTFNLPDSLRGLYSEAYGRYQYDIRDADGRLLFSSHKKTGGVESGSISGADVTQTIDGTTVHIQVAEDLSHRDVITDDIVSNFFRRVGWITIPILLILLAIDIIIFRRAIAPLWMASEEASNIGPARTDIRLPTEHIPREIMPLVTAVNRALDRLEDGFRVQRQFTADAAHQLRTPLAILRTRIETLGDRAARQALHDDIEGMSRIVAQLLEIAELDTLVLDPGETADLRTVCAEVVGAIAPLAIAQHKDIALRGSDGPVMIHGNSEMLQRAIFNLAENAIKFTAKETSVEVEVGEDGSVRVRDCGPGVAESERELIFQRFWRRDRQRSDGAGLGLSIVRGVARDHAATVAVDNLPGGGAEFTLRFRLVRDASRAVHQATPGSAD, from the coding sequence TCCGAGATCGACCAGCTGCATCGCGCCGCGATGCGAGCCCAGGCCGAGACGCTCGCCGAGCGTATCGCCGTCCAGCCCGACGGCAAGGTGACGTTCAACCTGCCCGACAGCCTTCGCGGCCTCTATTCGGAAGCCTATGGCCGCTACCAGTACGACATCCGCGATGCCGACGGCCGCCTGCTGTTCTCGTCGCACAAGAAGACCGGCGGCGTCGAATCCGGATCGATTTCCGGCGCCGACGTGACCCAGACGATCGACGGCACCACCGTTCACATTCAAGTGGCGGAAGATCTGTCCCATCGCGACGTCATTACCGACGACATCGTGTCCAATTTTTTCCGCCGGGTCGGGTGGATCACCATCCCCATTCTTCTGATCCTGCTCGCGATCGATATCATCATCTTCCGCCGCGCGATCGCACCGCTCTGGATGGCCTCGGAGGAGGCCAGCAATATCGGCCCGGCGCGCACCGATATCCGCCTGCCGACGGAGCATATCCCGCGCGAGATCATGCCGCTGGTCACCGCCGTCAACAGGGCGCTCGATCGCCTCGAGGACGGCTTTCGCGTGCAGCGGCAGTTCACGGCGGACGCCGCCCATCAATTGCGCACGCCGCTTGCGATCCTGCGCACGCGGATCGAGACGCTCGGCGACCGTGCGGCGAGGCAGGCGCTGCATGATGACATCGAGGGCATGAGCCGGATCGTCGCCCAGTTGCTGGAGATCGCCGAACTCGACACGCTGGTGCTCGATCCAGGCGAAACCGCTGACCTACGCACCGTGTGCGCCGAGGTGGTCGGTGCGATCGCGCCGTTGGCGATCGCCCAGCACAAGGATATCGCGCTGAGGGGGAGCGACGGGCCGGTGATGATCCACGGCAATTCCGAGATGCTTCAGCGCGCGATCTTCAACCTCGCCGAAAACGCCATCAAATTCACCGCGAAGGAGACCTCGGTCGAGGTCGAGGTCGGCGAGGACGGTTCGGTGCGCGTGCGCGATTGCGGTCCGGGCGTTGCGGAAAGTGAACGCGAGCTGATCTTCCAGCGCTTCTGGCGCCGCGATCGCCAGCGCTCCGACGGCGCGGGCCTGGGGCTTTCGATCGTGCGCGGGGTGGCCCGCGATCACGCGGCCACGGTTGCGGTCGACAATCTCCCCGGCGGCGGCGCCGAGTTCACGCTGCGGTTCAGGCTGGTTCGGGATGCGTCCCGAGCCGTCCACCAGGCCACCCCGGGGTCTGCGGATTGA
- a CDS encoding HAD-IA family hydrolase — protein MTLPGKTSPYTLVFDLDGTLVDTAPDLITALNYVLDREGLPPMPMASARNMIGAGARKLIERGLEAEGRTVSVADMNRMTADFIAYYADHIAVESRPFEGLLDALDLFAAQGHRLAVCTNKLEWLSKRLLDQLDLSRWFAAICGADTFGVQKPDPTIFRQTVARAGGEVKASIMVGDAGTDVGVARRAGVPVIGVSFGYTDVPIADLKPDRLIHHMRDLPAAAHSLMTAYSPGKLLI, from the coding sequence ATGACCCTCCCTGGCAAGACCTCTCCCTACACCCTCGTCTTCGATCTCGACGGTACGCTTGTAGATACGGCGCCCGACCTGATCACCGCGCTCAATTACGTGCTCGACCGCGAAGGCCTGCCGCCGATGCCGATGGCTTCCGCCCGCAACATGATCGGCGCTGGCGCCCGCAAGCTGATCGAGCGGGGTCTGGAGGCGGAGGGCCGCACCGTCAGCGTCGCCGACATGAATCGGATGACGGCGGATTTCATCGCCTATTACGCCGACCACATCGCCGTCGAATCCCGCCCCTTCGAGGGACTCCTGGACGCGCTCGACCTGTTTGCGGCGCAGGGCCATCGGCTTGCGGTCTGCACCAACAAGCTGGAATGGTTGTCGAAGCGGCTTCTGGACCAGCTCGACCTGAGCCGGTGGTTCGCGGCGATCTGCGGCGCGGACACGTTTGGGGTCCAGAAGCCAGACCCGACCATTTTCCGCCAAACCGTGGCGCGGGCCGGCGGAGAGGTGAAGGCCAGCATCATGGTCGGGGACGCCGGAACCGATGTCGGGGTGGCCCGGCGCGCCGGGGTGCCCGTGATCGGGGTCAGCTTCGGCTACACGGATGTTCCCATCGCGGATCTGAAGCCGGACCGGCTGATCCATCACATGCGTGACCTGCCGGCTGCCGCCCACAGCCTGATGACGGCGTATTCTCCTGGCAAGCTACTGATATAG